One genomic segment of Alphaproteobacteria bacterium HT1-32 includes these proteins:
- the dcm gene encoding DNA (cytosine-5-)-methyltransferase gives MIEFEALIQQSGWSVQEAAGFLGYSEGHIYRWKRGEETPREGVLNLLRMHIDAGRQDKRENSFTFIDLFAGIGGLRKAMEGVGGHCVFTSEWDRFAQTTYHANFRDNRPIAGDIRDVNASEIPGHDVLVAGFPCQPFSIAGVSKKNALGRAHGFLDETQGTLFFDVLRVLLHHRPAAFLLENVKNLKSHDKGRTFDVIRRKLTEELGYTLQTRIIDAANFVPQHRERIVMVGFREDTGFSFDDLVLPGREGRGMRDILHPEDGTELPEGHYTVGNAAKVSDKYTLTDKLWGYLQGYAEKHRAKGNGFGFGLVDSNSIARTLSARYYKDGSEILVSQGQSKNPRRLTPRECARLMGYDDSFRIPVSDTQAYKQFGNSVAVPVFAEVARIMQPHIQQLVKEPQLKKVG, from the coding sequence ATGATCGAATTTGAGGCGCTGATACAGCAAAGTGGCTGGAGTGTTCAGGAGGCAGCAGGTTTCCTAGGATATTCTGAGGGTCATATTTATCGCTGGAAACGAGGCGAAGAAACTCCTCGTGAAGGGGTGCTCAATTTGCTCAGGATGCATATAGATGCTGGGCGCCAGGATAAGCGGGAAAACTCATTTACATTCATTGATCTGTTCGCCGGGATTGGTGGGCTGAGAAAGGCGATGGAAGGTGTTGGTGGACATTGCGTCTTTACATCTGAATGGGACCGTTTTGCTCAGACTACCTATCATGCGAACTTTCGGGACAACCGGCCGATTGCGGGAGATATTCGGGATGTAAATGCTTCGGAAATTCCAGGCCATGATGTTCTGGTCGCTGGCTTTCCGTGCCAGCCATTCTCAATTGCAGGAGTTTCAAAAAAGAACGCTCTCGGCCGGGCTCATGGCTTTCTTGACGAGACTCAGGGCACGTTGTTTTTTGATGTGCTCCGGGTTTTACTGCACCATCGACCTGCCGCGTTTCTTCTTGAAAATGTTAAGAATCTGAAAAGTCATGACAAGGGGCGTACATTTGACGTCATACGCCGGAAGCTGACTGAAGAATTGGGGTACACTCTTCAGACCCGAATTATTGATGCGGCTAATTTTGTTCCGCAACACAGGGAACGAATTGTCATGGTTGGATTTCGGGAAGACACCGGGTTTAGTTTTGATGACCTGGTACTGCCGGGTCGTGAAGGGAGGGGAATGCGGGACATTCTCCACCCGGAAGATGGTACGGAATTACCTGAGGGCCACTACACAGTCGGTAACGCGGCTAAGGTCAGTGATAAATATACTCTGACTGACAAACTCTGGGGTTATCTTCAGGGCTATGCAGAGAAGCACCGGGCCAAGGGTAATGGGTTTGGCTTTGGTCTTGTTGACAGTAACAGTATCGCCCGGACGCTTTCAGCGCGTTATTATAAGGATGGTTCAGAAATTCTTGTAAGCCAGGGGCAGAGTAAAAACCCTCGCCGCCTTACTCCACGCGAATGCGCCCGGTTGATGGGGTATGATGATAGTTTCCGGATACCTGTTTCCGATACTCAGGCATATAAGCAGTTTGGTAATTCAGTCGCTGTTCCGGTCTTTGCAGAAGTAGCGAGAATTATGCAACCCCACATCCAACAGCTGGTTAAAGAGCCGCAACTGAAAAAAGTTGGCTGA
- the vsr gene encoding DNA mismatch endonuclease Vsr, translating into MADVHDQETRRRNMAAIRGINTRPELIVRRALHARGFRYRLHVKGMPGKPDLVFPKYRAVIFVHGCFWHGHDCALFKWPKTREQFWYDKISVNRSRDVAACRNLRLTGWRVATVWECALKGRRRIPVSEMIDLISLWLFSDSVEFSVRGR; encoded by the coding sequence TTGGCTGACGTTCATGATCAGGAAACCCGCCGCCGTAATATGGCGGCGATCCGCGGTATCAATACTCGTCCGGAACTAATCGTTCGAAGAGCGCTGCATGCACGTGGTTTCCGTTATCGTCTGCATGTGAAAGGTATGCCGGGAAAGCCAGATCTGGTTTTCCCGAAGTATAGGGCTGTGATTTTCGTACATGGCTGCTTCTGGCATGGTCATGACTGTGCGCTTTTCAAGTGGCCGAAGACAAGAGAACAGTTCTGGTATGATAAGATCAGCGTTAACCGAAGCAGGGATGTTGCCGCTTGTCGTAATCTCCGCCTGACCGGCTGGCGGGTGGCGACTGTCTGGGAATGTGCTCTCAAAGGACGGCGGCGGATTCCAGTATCAGAGATGATTGACTTGATCTCTTTATGGTTGTTTTCTGATTCTGTCGAGTTCTCAGTTAGAGGCAGATGA
- a CDS encoding FCD domain-containing protein, which produces MSANSDKDGNVLYLATGGSVTSQVCDLLRRDILTGSLAPDLKLKIEALRDRYNAGASPLREALSLLTAEGLVERLDQRGFRVASISADAFIELLKTRCWVEERAVRESLAHGDMAWEESLVLAHHRLKQTPRTPNAPASENVDWEAAHKKFHMTLISACGSTLLVDFCERLYDANIRYRNIAGQGRNGPASPARSVADEHLGILNAAIAREADKTVDLLLSHYRNTGEELSRHLATV; this is translated from the coding sequence ATGAGCGCGAACAGCGACAAGGACGGGAATGTTCTTTATCTGGCAACCGGTGGCAGTGTCACCTCTCAGGTCTGCGATCTGTTGCGCCGGGATATCCTCACCGGCAGCCTTGCCCCGGATCTGAAGCTGAAGATCGAGGCCCTGCGTGACCGCTACAATGCCGGCGCTAGCCCGCTGCGCGAGGCCCTCAGCCTGCTGACCGCCGAAGGGCTGGTTGAACGGCTGGACCAGCGTGGATTCCGGGTCGCCAGCATTTCAGCCGATGCCTTCATCGAGCTGCTGAAAACCCGCTGCTGGGTCGAGGAACGGGCGGTAAGGGAATCGCTCGCACATGGTGACATGGCTTGGGAAGAGAGCCTGGTTCTGGCCCATCACCGCCTGAAACAGACCCCCCGCACACCCAATGCCCCGGCCAGCGAGAATGTGGACTGGGAAGCCGCCCACAAGAAATTCCACATGACCCTTATTTCCGCCTGCGGCTCAACCCTGCTGGTTGATTTCTGCGAACGTCTGTACGACGCCAACATCCGCTACCGCAACATCGCCGGACAGGGCCGAAACGGCCCGGCCAGCCCGGCCCGCAGCGTCGCCGATGAACATCTCGGTATCCTGAACGCCGCCATCGCCCGTGAAGCCGACAAAACCGTCGACCTGCTGCTCAGCCATTACCGAAACACCGGCGAAGAACTTTCCCGCCACCTAGCCACAGTCTGA
- a CDS encoding hydroxyquinol 1,2-dioxygenase, with protein MRNVTAETLTKTLLDYCGPDTDPRLSFVLERLAHHLHSFAKETNLTHDEWRKGIALLTAAGEISTPERNEFVLFSDVLGLSSLVDMVNSPPDATASSVLGPFHILDAPELPVGADLKKDNAGDSVIVQGRVLDTKGQPIAGAVIDTWQTADNGLYSNQDPEQDYYNFRARMKTGADGRYAFTTVRPAPYTVPDDGPVGELLRATGRHPWRPSHLHFIIAADGHRTLVTEVFPDDDPYLDEDAVFGVRTDLVMKYRRCDDPETAPADIQARDRLTIPFYTVDFDFILADRDGT; from the coding sequence ATGCGCAATGTAACGGCGGAAACGCTGACCAAAACCCTTCTCGACTATTGCGGACCGGATACCGACCCTCGCCTCAGCTTTGTGCTGGAGCGCCTCGCGCATCACCTGCACAGCTTCGCGAAGGAAACCAACCTGACCCATGACGAATGGCGCAAGGGTATTGCCCTGCTGACCGCAGCAGGCGAGATCAGCACCCCGGAACGCAATGAGTTCGTACTGTTCTCGGATGTGCTTGGCCTGTCCTCACTTGTCGACATGGTCAATTCGCCGCCGGATGCGACTGCCTCCAGCGTGCTCGGGCCGTTTCACATTCTCGATGCACCGGAACTGCCTGTCGGGGCCGACCTGAAGAAAGACAATGCCGGTGACAGCGTCATCGTGCAGGGCCGCGTGCTCGACACAAAGGGCCAGCCGATCGCCGGGGCTGTCATCGATACCTGGCAGACCGCCGATAACGGCCTCTATTCCAATCAGGACCCGGAACAGGATTACTATAATTTCCGGGCACGCATGAAGACCGGAGCCGATGGCCGCTATGCCTTCACCACAGTCCGGCCAGCCCCCTATACCGTGCCGGATGACGGACCGGTTGGTGAATTACTGCGTGCCACCGGGCGCCATCCCTGGCGGCCTTCCCATCTGCATTTCATCATCGCAGCCGACGGGCACCGGACACTGGTGACGGAAGTCTTCCCGGATGATGATCCCTATCTTGATGAAGACGCGGTTTTCGGCGTGCGGACCGATCTGGTGATGAAGTACCGGCGATGTGACGATCCGGAAACCGCACCGGCGGACATTCAGGCCCGTGACCGGCTGACCATTCCGTTCTATACCGTTGACTTCGACTTCATCCTCGCGGACAGGGACGGTACATGA
- a CDS encoding TRAP transporter large permease subunit, whose protein sequence is MDPVDIGILSVIAIVVTIYLGVYIPVALAGVSFVTIWLVSDKPILAVNFLRQAIGDSVTEYEFATIPLFTFMGLIVSKAGLGTDVYRVMNQLFQRIRGGVGMATVGANALFAAVTGSSIASASVFTRVAVPEMLRLNYNKRFAVGVVAGSSVLGMIIPPSSMLIIYAFVAEISVGDMFIAGIIPGLILTLAYIGSIAVMGWLTPNFIGGTSPDRTAGDRLSYGEILSCTAPVLALILIVLGGIYTGWLTPVEAGAAGSLAALIIAVIRKEMTWRSFWDALLETGHITASILFLITAASFYSRMLGYVDLPNQLQEFLVGNDLGFFWVMVAYVLLMLFLGTLLDTASVILIVVPLFIDIIEPMGLSLVWFGIITVIGAEIGLLTPPLGISCFVIKTTLNDDRISLKDVFMGALPFAAVMLMILILLIWQPGLSTYLLN, encoded by the coding sequence ATGGATCCCGTTGATATCGGTATCCTCTCCGTCATCGCCATCGTGGTGACGATCTATCTTGGGGTCTATATCCCCGTGGCGCTGGCCGGTGTCTCCTTCGTCACCATCTGGCTGGTCAGCGACAAACCGATCCTCGCCGTGAATTTCCTGCGTCAGGCTATCGGTGACAGCGTCACCGAGTACGAGTTCGCCACTATTCCCCTGTTCACCTTCATGGGGCTGATCGTCTCCAAGGCCGGGCTGGGAACCGATGTCTACCGGGTGATGAACCAGCTGTTTCAGCGCATTCGCGGCGGCGTCGGCATGGCCACCGTCGGTGCCAACGCACTGTTTGCCGCGGTCACCGGTTCCTCCATCGCCTCGGCCTCGGTCTTCACCCGTGTCGCCGTACCCGAGATGCTGCGCCTGAATTATAACAAGCGATTTGCGGTTGGTGTGGTCGCCGGGTCGTCCGTTCTCGGCATGATCATCCCCCCCAGCTCGATGCTGATCATCTATGCTTTCGTTGCTGAAATCTCGGTTGGCGACATGTTCATCGCCGGGATCATTCCCGGCCTGATCCTGACCCTGGCCTATATCGGGTCAATCGCCGTCATGGGCTGGCTGACACCGAATTTCATTGGCGGCACAAGCCCGGACAGAACTGCCGGCGACCGGCTTTCCTATGGCGAAATCCTGTCCTGCACCGCGCCGGTTCTGGCCCTCATCCTCATCGTCCTCGGCGGTATCTATACCGGCTGGCTGACCCCGGTTGAAGCGGGCGCTGCAGGATCACTTGCAGCCCTCATCATTGCCGTGATCCGCAAGGAAATGACCTGGCGAAGCTTCTGGGACGCCCTGCTGGAAACCGGCCATATCACCGCCAGCATTCTGTTCCTGATTACCGCCGCTTCATTCTACAGCCGGATGCTGGGCTATGTTGACCTGCCGAACCAGTTGCAGGAATTTCTTGTCGGCAATGATCTTGGCTTCTTCTGGGTCATGGTCGCCTATGTACTGCTGATGCTGTTCCTCGGTACGTTGCTGGATACGGCCTCGGTCATCCTGATTGTCGTGCCGCTGTTCATCGATATCATTGAACCGATGGGCCTCAGCCTCGTCTGGTTTGGCATCATCACGGTGATCGGCGCGGAAATCGGACTGCTGACCCCCCCGCTCGGCATTTCCTGTTTTGTCATCAAGACAACTCTGAACGATGACCGCATTTCATTGAAGGATGTCTTCATGGGGGCACTGCCTTTTGCGGCTGTCATGCTGATGATCCTTATTCTGCTGATCTGGCAGCCCGGCCTCAGCACCTACCTTCTGAACTGA
- a CDS encoding TRAP transporter small permease subunit, with protein MTVLQPLCWFVRQLSACFDRIAILANAVGTLTVLGLVAVMNMDVVARGAFNAPFHGAVELVIFAMVLIVFLQLPDVVRVNRLTRSDGFLLMLDLRAPTTAFVLRRLIDAVACIFMAIVAYASWPEFIDTLESCSYFTAPDFGPPLTGDLITDLRAATARCDYFGTPGVFTAPWWPARLAITASAGLCAILYLFKVILGGQPAGGSHGSR; from the coding sequence ATGACTGTATTGCAACCTCTCTGCTGGTTTGTCCGCCAGTTGTCGGCCTGCTTTGACCGGATAGCCATTCTGGCAAATGCTGTCGGTACCCTGACCGTTCTCGGCCTGGTGGCCGTCATGAATATGGATGTTGTTGCTCGCGGTGCCTTCAATGCACCGTTCCATGGCGCCGTCGAACTGGTCATCTTCGCCATGGTGCTGATTGTCTTCCTGCAATTACCTGATGTGGTTCGCGTCAACCGGCTGACCCGGTCCGACGGCTTCCTGCTGATGCTGGACCTGCGCGCACCAACCACGGCTTTTGTTCTCCGCCGGCTGATTGATGCTGTCGCCTGTATCTTCATGGCCATCGTTGCCTATGCCAGCTGGCCGGAATTTATCGATACACTGGAATCCTGTTCCTATTTCACCGCGCCGGACTTCGGCCCGCCCCTGACCGGTGACCTGATCACCGACCTCAGGGCTGCGACGGCACGCTGTGACTATTTCGGCACCCCCGGCGTGTTCACCGCGCCCTGGTGGCCGGCACGGCTGGCAATCACTGCCAGCGCCGGGCTCTGTGCCATTCTTTATCTTTTCAAAGTCATCCTCGGCGGACAGCCGGCGGGAGGTTCCCATGGATCCCGTTGA
- a CDS encoding C4-dicarboxylate ABC transporter, giving the protein MNTDFRKHLLAAVIAGATVVTPLVASTAAETIKMVAIDGYPARSMWVKEFSGFFIPRLNEELAKSGNYKIDWQEAYGGQIVKPRGVLEGIKLGLGDIGIVTTIFHNSALPSQGISAVTPMVSSDARVVARAVDEIAREFPQMQKEFDAENQVYLATGVVLDTYQIFSKKPIKTLKDLEGMKVAGAGYNLRYLEGIKDAAGVRGGLPNFYNMVQTGVTDAAMLWPEAAVTFKIHEVAPYMLAADLGAVNTKTVTINKDVWAKLPDEVKTAIQKVSIEYRDRVAGVAMDEAAESIAQYKASGGTVVTLTDAERATWAAAMPNIAAEWAASLDKTGAPGTAMLKAYMDKLKAAGQKPVRDWSAN; this is encoded by the coding sequence ATGAATACAGACTTCAGGAAACATCTGCTGGCGGCAGTCATTGCCGGCGCGACCGTTGTAACCCCGCTGGTGGCCTCTACCGCCGCCGAAACCATCAAGATGGTTGCCATTGATGGCTATCCCGCACGATCCATGTGGGTGAAGGAATTCTCCGGCTTCTTCATTCCGCGACTGAATGAAGAACTGGCAAAAAGCGGCAATTACAAGATCGACTGGCAGGAAGCCTATGGCGGCCAGATCGTCAAACCGCGTGGCGTGCTGGAAGGCATCAAGCTGGGGCTTGGCGATATCGGCATCGTCACCACCATCTTCCACAATTCGGCGCTGCCCAGCCAGGGTATCTCGGCTGTCACTCCGATGGTCTCATCTGACGCCCGTGTCGTCGCCAGGGCGGTTGACGAGATCGCCCGCGAATTCCCGCAGATGCAGAAAGAATTCGATGCCGAAAACCAGGTCTATCTGGCAACCGGTGTGGTTCTCGACACCTATCAGATCTTCTCAAAAAAGCCGATCAAGACCCTGAAAGATCTTGAAGGCATGAAGGTTGCCGGTGCCGGCTACAACCTGCGTTACCTTGAGGGTATCAAGGATGCGGCGGGCGTTCGCGGCGGTCTGCCAAACTTCTACAACATGGTACAGACCGGTGTTACCGATGCTGCCATGCTGTGGCCGGAAGCCGCTGTCACCTTCAAGATTCATGAAGTTGCACCCTATATGCTTGCGGCCGATCTTGGTGCGGTCAACACCAAGACCGTTACCATCAACAAGGATGTCTGGGCCAAGCTGCCGGATGAGGTGAAAACCGCCATCCAGAAAGTCTCCATCGAATATCGTGACCGGGTTGCCGGCGTGGCGATGGACGAAGCCGCAGAATCAATTGCCCAGTACAAGGCTTCCGGTGGCACCGTCGTCACCCTGACGGATGCTGAACGCGCAACATGGGCCGCCGCGATGCCGAACATCGCCGCTGAATGGGCCGCCTCACTGGACAAGACAGGCGCACCCGGAACAGCTATGCTGAAGGCTTACATGGACAAGCTGAAAGCCGCAGGACAGAAGCCCGTCCGCGACTGGTCAGCAAACTGA
- a CDS encoding malonic semialdehyde reductase: MSNAASSAPVGEELAALRAAAATATRSLRQRIERLDDDSIDLILRGARSHYAWTDKPVDEALLRSLYDIVINGPTSMNSLPARFVFVRSEEGKARLGKALKPANLPKMMKAPVTAIIAHDLDFWQKLPFLFPHEDRRPHFEGKPEFTADTAFRNAALQGAYLIIAARALGLDTGPMSGFSNAIVDEEFFAGTSLRSNFLCNLGYADETALFQKLPRFAFDDICSFA; the protein is encoded by the coding sequence ATGAGCAACGCCGCTTCATCTGCACCGGTCGGTGAAGAACTTGCAGCACTCCGGGCAGCCGCAGCCACGGCTACCCGGTCGCTGCGTCAGCGTATTGAACGGCTGGATGATGATTCAATCGATCTGATTCTGCGTGGTGCACGCTCGCATTACGCCTGGACCGACAAGCCGGTAGACGAGGCATTGCTGCGCAGCCTCTACGATATCGTCATCAACGGGCCGACCAGCATGAACAGCCTGCCCGCCCGCTTTGTCTTCGTGCGCAGTGAGGAGGGCAAGGCCCGGCTGGGCAAGGCGCTGAAACCGGCAAACCTGCCGAAAATGATGAAGGCACCGGTTACCGCGATCATCGCGCATGATCTCGATTTCTGGCAGAAACTGCCTTTCCTGTTCCCGCATGAAGACCGTCGCCCGCATTTCGAGGGCAAGCCGGAATTTACCGCTGACACGGCCTTCCGGAATGCCGCGCTACAGGGCGCTTACCTTATTATTGCAGCACGGGCGCTGGGACTGGATACCGGCCCGATGTCCGGATTTTCGAATGCCATTGTCGATGAGGAATTCTTTGCCGGAACAAGTCTCCGGTCAAATTTCCTCTGTAATCTGGGCTATGCAGACGAGACGGCTCTGTTCCAGAAGCTGCCCCGTTTTGCCTTTGACGACATCTGTAGTTTCGCCTGA
- a CDS encoding FAA hydrolase family protein, whose translation MRFTTARTGNSTALYAIKGDSAVQLSGQNGFSGTDLMDVINGGDAALKQATALLGSGKAVPVSSLTPALPFSNFGKIVCLGLNYVDHAKEGGYDIPTYPALFLRVPSSMMAADEPMIDPACSEKLDYEAELMVIIGKGGKHIPQDKALDHVFGYTVFNDGSIRDYQRKTHQWTPGKNFDSTGALGPVVVTPDELPAGASGLRIQSRLNGQIMQDSNTRDMMFPVDQTIAILSEVMTLNPGDLIAMGTPPGVGHARKPPVFMKGGDKVEIEIEGIGVLSNPVVAEQR comes from the coding sequence ATGCGATTTACCACCGCCAGAACGGGCAACAGCACCGCTCTTTACGCCATTAAAGGCGATTCCGCCGTACAGCTTTCCGGCCAGAACGGTTTTTCAGGCACCGACCTGATGGATGTTATCAACGGTGGCGACGCCGCACTGAAACAGGCAACCGCGCTTCTTGGCAGCGGAAAGGCCGTCCCGGTCAGCAGCCTGACACCGGCCCTGCCGTTCTCGAACTTCGGGAAGATCGTCTGCCTTGGCCTGAACTATGTCGATCACGCGAAGGAAGGCGGCTATGACATTCCGACCTATCCGGCGCTGTTCCTGCGCGTACCGTCATCAATGATGGCTGCGGACGAACCGATGATTGACCCGGCCTGTTCTGAAAAGCTGGATTATGAAGCCGAACTGATGGTCATCATCGGCAAGGGCGGCAAGCATATCCCGCAGGACAAGGCGCTCGATCACGTCTTCGGCTACACGGTCTTCAATGACGGCTCGATCCGTGACTATCAGCGCAAGACCCATCAGTGGACACCGGGCAAGAACTTCGATTCAACCGGCGCGCTCGGACCGGTCGTGGTCACGCCTGACGAACTGCCTGCCGGGGCTTCGGGCCTGCGTATCCAGTCCCGTCTGAATGGCCAGATCATGCAGGACAGCAACACCCGCGACATGATGTTCCCGGTTGACCAGACCATCGCCATCCTGTCCGAAGTGATGACACTGAATCCCGGCGACCTGATCGCCATGGGCACCCCCCCGGGTGTCGGCCATGCCCGCAAGCCACCGGTCTTCATGAAAGGCGGCGACAAGGTCGAGATCGAGATCGAAGGCATTGGCGTCCTCTCGAATCCGGTTGTGGCGGAGCAACGATGA
- the boxB gene encoding benzoyl-CoA 2,3-epoxidase subunit BoxB, with product MGINYSEKIPNNVDLGNDRRLQRALEKWLPEFQGWWRELGPVESHDYDVFLRTAISVDKGGWANYGHVKMPDYRWGVFLSPSEADRKINFGMHKGQDAWQEVPGEYRSELRRLIVTQGDTEPASVEQQRHLGRTCPSLYDLRNLFQINVEEGRHLWAMVYLLHAYFGRDGREEAEEMLARHSGDADKPRILQAFNEETPDWLSFFMFTFFTDRDGKYQLASLAESGFDPLSRTCRFMLTEEAHHMFVGETGVQRVIQRACDLMNEHKTDDVRSFGGIDLATIQRYINFHFSVSIDLFGQETSTNAANYYTMGLKGRYQETRIDDDHILTDATYKVPEIRDGKVHMIDASALNAVNERLRDDYVADCQRGVDKWNRTIAAAGIDFTLTLPHRGFHRGIGIYANSCLTPDGKVIDRAAFEKQKGEWLPTDSDRIYILSLMKAVTEPGKMASWIAPPLKGINGQPIDYEYVRFN from the coding sequence ATGGGCATCAATTATTCTGAGAAGATCCCCAACAATGTTGACCTCGGCAATGACCGGCGTCTCCAGCGCGCGCTGGAGAAATGGCTGCCGGAATTTCAGGGCTGGTGGCGCGAGCTTGGACCCGTCGAAAGCCATGATTACGATGTTTTTCTGCGCACCGCGATCAGCGTCGACAAGGGCGGCTGGGCCAATTACGGCCATGTGAAGATGCCCGATTATCGCTGGGGTGTGTTTCTGTCGCCAAGCGAGGCAGACCGGAAAATCAATTTCGGCATGCACAAGGGTCAGGATGCCTGGCAGGAAGTACCGGGCGAATATCGTTCCGAACTGCGCCGGCTGATCGTCACGCAGGGTGATACGGAACCGGCATCGGTCGAACAGCAACGCCATCTCGGCCGCACCTGCCCGTCGCTCTATGATCTGCGTAATCTTTTCCAGATCAATGTGGAAGAAGGCCGTCACCTCTGGGCGATGGTCTATCTGCTGCATGCCTATTTCGGCCGCGATGGCCGCGAAGAAGCCGAGGAAATGCTGGCCCGTCATTCCGGCGATGCCGACAAGCCACGTATCCTTCAGGCCTTCAACGAAGAAACCCCGGACTGGCTGTCCTTCTTCATGTTCACCTTCTTCACCGACCGGGATGGCAAGTATCAGCTCGCCTCGCTGGCCGAAAGCGGGTTTGACCCGCTGTCACGTACCTGCCGTTTCATGCTGACCGAAGAAGCCCACCATATGTTTGTCGGCGAGACCGGGGTGCAGCGCGTGATCCAGCGTGCCTGCGACCTGATGAACGAACACAAGACCGATGATGTCCGCAGCTTCGGCGGTATCGATCTGGCGACCATTCAGCGCTACATCAATTTCCACTTTTCTGTTTCGATTGATCTGTTCGGGCAGGAAACCTCCACCAACGCAGCGAACTACTACACAATGGGCCTGAAAGGCCGCTATCAGGAAACCCGGATCGATGATGACCATATCCTGACCGACGCCACCTACAAGGTGCCGGAAATCCGGGACGGCAAGGTTCACATGATCGACGCCTCTGCCCTGAACGCGGTCAATGAGCGGTTGCGCGATGATTATGTTGCCGACTGCCAGCGTGGTGTCGACAAGTGGAACCGCACCATTGCCGCCGCCGGAATTGACTTCACGCTGACCCTGCCCCATCGCGGTTTCCATCGCGGTATCGGCATCTATGCCAACAGTTGCCTGACCCCGGATGGCAAGGTGATCGACCGTGCGGCATTTGAGAAACAAAAGGGTGAGTGGCTGCCAACGGACAGCGATCGCATTTACATCCTGTCCCTGATGAAAGCCGTGACCGAGCCCGGCAAAATGGCCTCCTGGATTGCCCCGCCCCTGAAGGGGATCAACGGCCAGCCGATTGATTACGAGTATGTCCGGTTCAACTGA